Proteins encoded together in one Dasypus novemcinctus isolate mDasNov1 chromosome 9, mDasNov1.1.hap2, whole genome shotgun sequence window:
- the MMP23B gene encoding matrix metalloproteinase-23 isoform X2 — MGRGAPPEASGTREQGRGRGAALGALCLLPLLLLARLGAPGARPAAGGAQGVLTAVPPAAGVSTAGLPGFPGPPAPRRRRYTLTPARLRWDHFNLTYRILSFPRNLLSPSETRRGLAAAFRLWSEVSPFSFREVAPSQPSDLRIGFYPVNHTDCLSSALHHCFDGPTGELAHAFFPPHGGIHFDDSEYWVLGPTRYSWKKGVWLTDLVHVAAHEIGHALGLMHSQQGRALMHLNATLRGWTALSQDELWGLHRLYGCLDRLFVCASWARRGFCDARRRLMRRLCPSSCDFCYEFPFPTPAATPPPPRTKTRLVSEGRNVTFRCGQKLLHKKGKVSWYKDQEPLEFSYPGYLALGEARLSIIANAINEGVFSCVVRRGRRVLTSYSWRVRLRS, encoded by the exons ATGGGCCGCGGGGCGCCCCCCGAGGCGTCGGGGACCCGCGAGCAGGGCCGCGGGCGGGGAGCCGCCCTGGGCGCCCTGTGCCTGCTtccgctgctgctgctggcccGGCTGGGGGCCCCGGGGGCGCGGCCGGCCGCGGGCGGGGCGCAG GGAGTGCTCACTGCGGTGCCGCCCGCCGCGGGGGTCTCCACCGCCGGCCTCCCCGGCTTCCCGGGCCCCCCGGCGCCCCGGCGACGGCGTTACACGCTGACCCCAGCCCGACTGCGCTGGGACCACTTCAACCTCACCTACAG GATCCTCTCCTTCCCGCGGAACCTGCTGAGCCCCAGCGAGACGCGGCGGGGCCTGGCCGCCGCCTTCCGCCTGTGGAGCGAGGTGTCGCCCTTCAGCTTCCGCGAGGTGGCCCCGTCTCAGCCCAGCGACCTGCGGATAG GCTTCTACCCCGTCAACCACACCGACTGCCTGAGCTCGGCGCTGCACCACTGCTTCGACGGCCCCacgggcgagctggcccacgccttCTTCCCGCCCCACGGCGGCATCCACTTCGACGACAGCGAGTACTGGGTTCTGGGCCCCACGCGCTACAGCTGGAAGAAAG GCGTGTGGCTCACAGACCTGGTGCACGTGGCGGCCCACGAGATCGGCCACGCGCTGGGCCTGATGCACTCGCAGCAAGGCCGCGCGCTCATGCACCTCAACGCCACGCTGCGCGGCTGGACGGCGCTGTCGCAGGACGAGCTGTGGGGGCTGCACCGGCTCTACGGCTGCCTGGACCGGCTCTTCGTGTGCGCGTCGTGGGCGCGGAGGGGCTTCTGCGACGCCCGCCGCCGGCTCATGAGGAGGCTCTGCCCCAGCAGCTGCGACTTCTGCTACG AGTTCCCCTTCCCCACGCCGGCTGCCACCCCACCGCCCCCCCGGACGAAAACCAGGCTGGTGTCCGAAGGCAGGAACGTGACCTTCCGCTGCGGCCAGAAGCTCCTCCACAAGAAAGGCAAAGTGTC CTGGTACAAGGACCAGGAGCCCCTCGAGTTCTCCTACCCCGGCTACCTGGCGCTGGGCGAGGCCCGGCTGAGCATCATCGCCAACGCCATCAACGAGGGCGTCTTCTCGTGCGTGgtgcgccgcggccgccgcgTGCTCACCTCCTACTCGTGGCGCGTGCGCCTGCGGAGCTGA
- the MMP23B gene encoding matrix metalloproteinase-23 isoform X1 has protein sequence MGRGAPPEASGTREQGRGRGAALGALCLLPLLLLARLGAPGARPAAGGAQDPLLPAEPAEPQRDAAGPGRRLPPVERGVALQLPRGGPVSAQRPADRLLPRQPHRLPELGAAPLLRRPHGRAGPRLLPAPRRHPLRRQRVLGSGPHALQLEERRVAHRPGARGGPRDRPRAGPDALAARPRAHAPQRHAARLDGAVAGRAVGAAPALRLPGPALRVRVVGAEGLLRRPPPAHEEALPQQLRLLLRVPLPHAGCHPTAPPDENQAGVRRQERDLPLRPEAPPQERQSVLVQGPGAPRVLLPRLPGAGRGPAEHHRQRHQRGRLLVRGAPRPPRAHLLLVARAPAELTAADKGFLSDTSVPFLGGHGRRPGQRGGPTRPRELEGARHPSFPSPQFPARVCSAELNRGRARALWEGKGCAGGAQGSARRQGRLPVRVAWARQGVGCGLSRSPKPILMDCGARGPLAPA, from the exons ATGGGCCGCGGGGCGCCCCCCGAGGCGTCGGGGACCCGCGAGCAGGGCCGCGGGCGGGGAGCCGCCCTGGGCGCCCTGTGCCTGCTtccgctgctgctgctggcccGGCTGGGGGCCCCGGGGGCGCGGCCGGCCGCGGGCGGGGCGCAG GATCCTCTCCTTCCCGCGGAACCTGCTGAGCCCCAGCGAGACGCGGCGGGGCCTGGCCGCCGCCTTCCGCCTGTGGAGCGAGGTGTCGCCCTTCAGCTTCCGCGAGGTGGCCCCGTCTCAGCCCAGCGACCTGCGGATAG GCTTCTACCCCGTCAACCACACCGACTGCCTGAGCTCGGCGCTGCACCACTGCTTCGACGGCCCCacgggcgagctggcccacgccttCTTCCCGCCCCACGGCGGCATCCACTTCGACGACAGCGAGTACTGGGTTCTGGGCCCCACGCGCTACAGCTGGAAGAAAG GCGTGTGGCTCACAGACCTGGTGCACGTGGCGGCCCACGAGATCGGCCACGCGCTGGGCCTGATGCACTCGCAGCAAGGCCGCGCGCTCATGCACCTCAACGCCACGCTGCGCGGCTGGACGGCGCTGTCGCAGGACGAGCTGTGGGGGCTGCACCGGCTCTACGGCTGCCTGGACCGGCTCTTCGTGTGCGCGTCGTGGGCGCGGAGGGGCTTCTGCGACGCCCGCCGCCGGCTCATGAGGAGGCTCTGCCCCAGCAGCTGCGACTTCTGCTACG AGTTCCCCTTCCCCACGCCGGCTGCCACCCCACCGCCCCCCCGGACGAAAACCAGGCTGGTGTCCGAAGGCAGGAACGTGACCTTCCGCTGCGGCCAGAAGCTCCTCCACAAGAAAGGCAAAGTGTC CTGGTACAAGGACCAGGAGCCCCTCGAGTTCTCCTACCCCGGCTACCTGGCGCTGGGCGAGGCCCGGCTGAGCATCATCGCCAACGCCATCAACGAGGGCGTCTTCTCGTGCGTGgtgcgccgcggccgccgcgTGCTCACCTCCTACTCGTGGCGCGTGCGCCTGCGGAGCTGACCGCGGCTGATAAAGGCTTTCTCTCCGACACCTCTGTCCCTTTCTTGGGCGGGCATGGGCGCCGGCCCGGGCAGCGAGGTGGCCCCACCCGCCCGCGTGAGCTGGAGGGAGCCAGgcacccctccttcccctccccgcaGTTTCCTGCCCGGGTCTGCTCAGCAGAGCTAAACCGTGGCCGAGCAAGGGCCCTGTGGGAGGGCAAGGGCTGTGCGGGTGGAGCCCAGGGGTCTGCTCGGAGGCAAGGAAGGCTCCCGGTACGGGTGGCCTGGGCCAGGCAGGGAGTGGGGTGTGGGCTCAGCAGGTCTCCGAAGCCTATCCTGATGGACTGTGGGGCGAGGGGACCCCTTGCCCCAGCCTGA
- the CDK11B gene encoding cyclin-dependent kinase 11B isoform X4, giving the protein MGDEKDSWKVKTLDEILQEKKRRKEQEEKAEIKRLKNSDDRDSKRDSLEEGELRDHRMEITIRNSPYRREDSMEDRGEEDDSLAIKPPQQMSRKEKAHHRKDEKRKEKRRHRSHSAEGGKHARVKEKEREHERRKRHREEQDKARREWERQKRREMAREHSRRERDRLEQLERKRERERKMREQQKEQREQKERERRAEERRKEREARREVSAHHRTMREDYGDKAKASHWSRSPLRPPRERLELGDGRKPVKEEKTEERDPLSDLQDISDSERKTSSAASSSAESGSGSEEEEEEEEEEEGSSSEESEEEEEEEEEEEEEEEEETGSNSEDASEQSAEEVSEEEMSEDGERESENHVLVVPESRFDRDSGDSEEGEEDVGEGTPQSSALTEGDYVPGSPALSPIELRQELPKYLPALQGCRSVEEFQCLNRIEEGTYGVVYRAKDKKTDEIVALKRLKMEKEKEGFPITSLREINTILKAQHPNIVTVREIVVGSNMDKIYIVMNYVEHDLKSLMETMRQPFLPGEVKTLMIQLLRGVKHLHDNWILHRDLKTSNLLLSHAGILKVGDFGLAREYGSPLKAYTPVVVTLWYRAPELLLGAKEYSTAIDMWSVGCIFGELLTQKPLFPGKSEIDQINKVFKDLGTPSEKIWPGYSELPAVKKMTFAEHPYNNLRKRFGALLSDQGFDLMNKFLTYYPGRRVNAEDGLKHEYFRETPLPIDPSMFPTWPAKSEQQRVKRGTSPRPPEGGLGYSQLGDDDLKETGFHLTSTNQGASAAGPGFSLKF; this is encoded by the exons AGGAGAGGAAGATGATTCCTTGGCTATTAAACCACCCCAACAAATGTCTCGGAAAGAAAAAGCTCATCACaggaaagacgagaagagaaaagagaaacgtAGGCATCGTAGTCATTCAGCAGAAGGGG GGAAGCATGctagagtgaaagaaaaagaaagagaacatgaGCGCCGGAAACGTCATCGAGAAGAACAAGATAAAGCTCGCCGGGAATGGGAAAGACAGAAGAGGAGGGAGATGGCAAGAGAGCATTCCAGGAGAGAGAG GGACCGCCTAGAGCAGTTGGAAAGGAAGCGAGAGCGGGAACGCAAGATGCGGGAGCAGCAGAAGGAGCAAAGAGAGCAGAAGGAGCGGGAGCGGCGGGCTGAGGAGCGGCGCAAGGAGCGGGAGGCCAGGAGAGAAG TTTCTGCACATCATCGAACAATGAGGGAGGACTATGGCGATAAGGCGAAGGCCAGCCACTGGAGCCGCAGCCCCCTCCGCCCACCCCGGGAGAGGCTCGAGCTGGGAGACGGCCGGAAGCCAG taaaagaagagaagacagaagaaagagaCCCCCTCTCCGACCTCCAGGACATCAGCGACAGCGAGAGGAAGACCAGCTCGGCGGCGTCCTCCTCAG CAGAGTCGGGGTCCGGttctgaggaggaggaggaggaggaggaagaggaggaggggagcAGCAGTGAAGAAtcggaggaggaagaggaggaggaggaggaggaagaggaggaggaggaggaggagacggGGAGCAACTCTGAGGATGCTTCTGAGCAGTCGGCTG AGGAAGTGAGTGAAGAAGAAATGAGTGAGGACGGAGAGCGAGAGAGCGAGAACCACGTTTTAGTCG TTCCAGAGTCACGGTTTGATCGCGATTCCGGGGACAGTGAAGAAGGGGAGGAAGATGTGGGAGAGGGGACCCCACAGAGCAGCGCCCTGACTGAGGGGGACTACGTGCCCGGCTCCCCGGCCTTGTCGCCCATCGAGCTCAGGCAGGAGCTGCCCAAGTATCTGCCCGCCCTGCAG GGCTGCCGGAGTGTGGAAGAGTTCCAGTGCCTGAATCGGATCGAGGAGGGCACTTACGGGGTGGTCTACAGAGCAAAGGATAAGAAAACAG ATGAAATTGTCGCTCTCAAACGGCTGaagatggaaaaggagaaagaaggattTCCCATCACCTCCCTGAGAGAAATCAACACCATCCTCAAGGCCCAGCACCCGAACATCGTCACCGTCAGG GAGATCGTGGTGGGCAGCAACATGGACAAGATCTACATCGTGATGAACTACGTAGAGCACGACCTCAAGAGCCTGATGGAGACCATGCGGCAGCCCTTCCTGCCAG GGGAGGTGAAGACGCTGATGATCCAGCTGCTGCGGGGGGTGAAGCACCTGCACGACAACTGGATCCTGCACCGCGACCTCAAGACCTCCAACCTGTTGCTGAGCCACGCTGGCATCCTCAAGGTGGGGGACTTCGGGCTGGCGCGGGAGTATGGGTCCCCTCTGAAGGCCTACACCCCAGTCGTGGTGACCTTGTGGTACCGCGCCCCAGAGCTGCTTCTGGGTGCCAAG GAATACTCAACGGCCATCGACATGTGGTCGGTGGGCTGCATCTTTGGAGAACTGCTGACCCAGAAGCCCCTGTTTCCTGGGAAATCAGAAATTGACCAGATTAATAAAGTGTTTAAG GACTTGGGAACCCCCAGCGAGAAGATCTGGCCGGGGTACAGTGAACTGCCGGCAGTCAAGAAGATGACTTTCGCCGAGCACCCCTACAACAACCTTCGCAAGCGCTTCGGGGCCCTTCTCTCCGACCAGGGCTTCGACCTCATGAACAA GTTCCTGACCTACTACCCCGGGCGGAGAGTCAATGCTGAGGACGGCCTCAAGCACGAGTATTTCCGGGAGACCCCACTCCCCATCGACCCTTCCATGTTCCCCACGTGGCCCGCCAAGAGTGAGCAGCAGAGGGTGAAGCGTGGCACCAGTCCACGGCCCCCCGAGGGAGGCCTGGGGTACAGCCAGTTG GGTGACGACGACCTGAAGGAGACGGGCTTCCACCTCACCTCCACCAACCAGGGGGCCTCAGCTGCGGGCCCCGGCTTCAGCCTCAAGTTCTAG
- the CDK11B gene encoding cyclin-dependent kinase 11B isoform X9 — MSQSDDRDSKRDSLEEGELRDHRMEITIRNSPYRREDSMEDRGEEDDSLAIKPPQQMSRKEKAHHRKDEKRKEKRRHRSHSAEGGKHARVKEKEREHERRKRHREEQDKARREWERQKRREMAREHSRRERDRLEQLERKRERERKMREQQKEQREQKERERRAEERRKEREARREVSAHHRTMREDYGDKAKASHWSRSPLRPPRERLELGDGRKPVKEEKTEERDPLSDLQDISDSERKTSSAASSSESGSGSEEEEEEEEEEEGSSSEESEEEEEEEEEEEEEEEEETGSNSEDASEQSAEEVSEEEMSEDGERESENHVLVVPESRFDRDSGDSEEGEEDVGEGTPQSSALTEGDYVPGSPALSPIELRQELPKYLPALQGCRSVEEFQCLNRIEEGTYGVVYRAKDKKTDEIVALKRLKMEKEKEGFPITSLREINTILKAQHPNIVTVREIVVGSNMDKIYIVMNYVEHDLKSLMETMRQPFLPGEVKTLMIQLLRGVKHLHDNWILHRDLKTSNLLLSHAGILKVGDFGLAREYGSPLKAYTPVVVTLWYRAPELLLGAKEYSTAIDMWSVGCIFGELLTQKPLFPGKSEIDQINKVFKDLGTPSEKIWPGYSELPAVKKMTFAEHPYNNLRKRFGALLSDQGFDLMNKFLTYYPGRRVNAEDGLKHEYFRETPLPIDPSMFPTWPAKSEQQRVKRGTSPRPPEGGLGYSQLGDDDLKETGFHLTSTNQGASAAGPGFSLKF; from the exons AGGAGAGGAAGATGATTCCTTGGCTATTAAACCACCCCAACAAATGTCTCGGAAAGAAAAAGCTCATCACaggaaagacgagaagagaaaagagaaacgtAGGCATCGTAGTCATTCAGCAGAAGGGG GGAAGCATGctagagtgaaagaaaaagaaagagaacatgaGCGCCGGAAACGTCATCGAGAAGAACAAGATAAAGCTCGCCGGGAATGGGAAAGACAGAAGAGGAGGGAGATGGCAAGAGAGCATTCCAGGAGAGAGAG GGACCGCCTAGAGCAGTTGGAAAGGAAGCGAGAGCGGGAACGCAAGATGCGGGAGCAGCAGAAGGAGCAAAGAGAGCAGAAGGAGCGGGAGCGGCGGGCTGAGGAGCGGCGCAAGGAGCGGGAGGCCAGGAGAGAAG TTTCTGCACATCATCGAACAATGAGGGAGGACTATGGCGATAAGGCGAAGGCCAGCCACTGGAGCCGCAGCCCCCTCCGCCCACCCCGGGAGAGGCTCGAGCTGGGAGACGGCCGGAAGCCAG taaaagaagagaagacagaagaaagagaCCCCCTCTCCGACCTCCAGGACATCAGCGACAGCGAGAGGAAGACCAGCTCGGCGGCGTCCTCCTCAG AGTCGGGGTCCGGttctgaggaggaggaggaggaggaggaagaggaggaggggagcAGCAGTGAAGAAtcggaggaggaagaggaggaggaggaggaggaagaggaggaggaggaggaggagacggGGAGCAACTCTGAGGATGCTTCTGAGCAGTCGGCTG AGGAAGTGAGTGAAGAAGAAATGAGTGAGGACGGAGAGCGAGAGAGCGAGAACCACGTTTTAGTCG TTCCAGAGTCACGGTTTGATCGCGATTCCGGGGACAGTGAAGAAGGGGAGGAAGATGTGGGAGAGGGGACCCCACAGAGCAGCGCCCTGACTGAGGGGGACTACGTGCCCGGCTCCCCGGCCTTGTCGCCCATCGAGCTCAGGCAGGAGCTGCCCAAGTATCTGCCCGCCCTGCAG GGCTGCCGGAGTGTGGAAGAGTTCCAGTGCCTGAATCGGATCGAGGAGGGCACTTACGGGGTGGTCTACAGAGCAAAGGATAAGAAAACAG ATGAAATTGTCGCTCTCAAACGGCTGaagatggaaaaggagaaagaaggattTCCCATCACCTCCCTGAGAGAAATCAACACCATCCTCAAGGCCCAGCACCCGAACATCGTCACCGTCAGG GAGATCGTGGTGGGCAGCAACATGGACAAGATCTACATCGTGATGAACTACGTAGAGCACGACCTCAAGAGCCTGATGGAGACCATGCGGCAGCCCTTCCTGCCAG GGGAGGTGAAGACGCTGATGATCCAGCTGCTGCGGGGGGTGAAGCACCTGCACGACAACTGGATCCTGCACCGCGACCTCAAGACCTCCAACCTGTTGCTGAGCCACGCTGGCATCCTCAAGGTGGGGGACTTCGGGCTGGCGCGGGAGTATGGGTCCCCTCTGAAGGCCTACACCCCAGTCGTGGTGACCTTGTGGTACCGCGCCCCAGAGCTGCTTCTGGGTGCCAAG GAATACTCAACGGCCATCGACATGTGGTCGGTGGGCTGCATCTTTGGAGAACTGCTGACCCAGAAGCCCCTGTTTCCTGGGAAATCAGAAATTGACCAGATTAATAAAGTGTTTAAG GACTTGGGAACCCCCAGCGAGAAGATCTGGCCGGGGTACAGTGAACTGCCGGCAGTCAAGAAGATGACTTTCGCCGAGCACCCCTACAACAACCTTCGCAAGCGCTTCGGGGCCCTTCTCTCCGACCAGGGCTTCGACCTCATGAACAA GTTCCTGACCTACTACCCCGGGCGGAGAGTCAATGCTGAGGACGGCCTCAAGCACGAGTATTTCCGGGAGACCCCACTCCCCATCGACCCTTCCATGTTCCCCACGTGGCCCGCCAAGAGTGAGCAGCAGAGGGTGAAGCGTGGCACCAGTCCACGGCCCCCCGAGGGAGGCCTGGGGTACAGCCAGTTG GGTGACGACGACCTGAAGGAGACGGGCTTCCACCTCACCTCCACCAACCAGGGGGCCTCAGCTGCGGGCCCCGGCTTCAGCCTCAAGTTCTAG
- the CDK11B gene encoding cyclin-dependent kinase 11B isoform X8 produces the protein MSQSDDRDSKRDSLEEGELRDHRMEITIRNSPYRREDSMEDRGEEDDSLAIKPPQQMSRKEKAHHRKDEKRKEKRRHRSHSAEGGKHARVKEKEREHERRKRHREEQDKARREWERQKRREMAREHSRRERDRLEQLERKRERERKMREQQKEQREQKERERRAEERRKEREARREVSAHHRTMREDYGDKAKASHWSRSPLRPPRERLELGDGRKPVKEEKTEERDPLSDLQDISDSERKTSSAASSSAESGSGSEEEEEEEEEEEGSSSEESEEEEEEEEEEEEEEEEETGSNSEDASEQSAEEVSEEEMSEDGERESENHVLVVPESRFDRDSGDSEEGEEDVGEGTPQSSALTEGDYVPGSPALSPIELRQELPKYLPALQGCRSVEEFQCLNRIEEGTYGVVYRAKDKKTDEIVALKRLKMEKEKEGFPITSLREINTILKAQHPNIVTVREIVVGSNMDKIYIVMNYVEHDLKSLMETMRQPFLPGEVKTLMIQLLRGVKHLHDNWILHRDLKTSNLLLSHAGILKVGDFGLAREYGSPLKAYTPVVVTLWYRAPELLLGAKEYSTAIDMWSVGCIFGELLTQKPLFPGKSEIDQINKVFKDLGTPSEKIWPGYSELPAVKKMTFAEHPYNNLRKRFGALLSDQGFDLMNKFLTYYPGRRVNAEDGLKHEYFRETPLPIDPSMFPTWPAKSEQQRVKRGTSPRPPEGGLGYSQLGDDDLKETGFHLTSTNQGASAAGPGFSLKF, from the exons AGGAGAGGAAGATGATTCCTTGGCTATTAAACCACCCCAACAAATGTCTCGGAAAGAAAAAGCTCATCACaggaaagacgagaagagaaaagagaaacgtAGGCATCGTAGTCATTCAGCAGAAGGGG GGAAGCATGctagagtgaaagaaaaagaaagagaacatgaGCGCCGGAAACGTCATCGAGAAGAACAAGATAAAGCTCGCCGGGAATGGGAAAGACAGAAGAGGAGGGAGATGGCAAGAGAGCATTCCAGGAGAGAGAG GGACCGCCTAGAGCAGTTGGAAAGGAAGCGAGAGCGGGAACGCAAGATGCGGGAGCAGCAGAAGGAGCAAAGAGAGCAGAAGGAGCGGGAGCGGCGGGCTGAGGAGCGGCGCAAGGAGCGGGAGGCCAGGAGAGAAG TTTCTGCACATCATCGAACAATGAGGGAGGACTATGGCGATAAGGCGAAGGCCAGCCACTGGAGCCGCAGCCCCCTCCGCCCACCCCGGGAGAGGCTCGAGCTGGGAGACGGCCGGAAGCCAG taaaagaagagaagacagaagaaagagaCCCCCTCTCCGACCTCCAGGACATCAGCGACAGCGAGAGGAAGACCAGCTCGGCGGCGTCCTCCTCAG CAGAGTCGGGGTCCGGttctgaggaggaggaggaggaggaggaagaggaggaggggagcAGCAGTGAAGAAtcggaggaggaagaggaggaggaggaggaggaagaggaggaggaggaggaggagacggGGAGCAACTCTGAGGATGCTTCTGAGCAGTCGGCTG AGGAAGTGAGTGAAGAAGAAATGAGTGAGGACGGAGAGCGAGAGAGCGAGAACCACGTTTTAGTCG TTCCAGAGTCACGGTTTGATCGCGATTCCGGGGACAGTGAAGAAGGGGAGGAAGATGTGGGAGAGGGGACCCCACAGAGCAGCGCCCTGACTGAGGGGGACTACGTGCCCGGCTCCCCGGCCTTGTCGCCCATCGAGCTCAGGCAGGAGCTGCCCAAGTATCTGCCCGCCCTGCAG GGCTGCCGGAGTGTGGAAGAGTTCCAGTGCCTGAATCGGATCGAGGAGGGCACTTACGGGGTGGTCTACAGAGCAAAGGATAAGAAAACAG ATGAAATTGTCGCTCTCAAACGGCTGaagatggaaaaggagaaagaaggattTCCCATCACCTCCCTGAGAGAAATCAACACCATCCTCAAGGCCCAGCACCCGAACATCGTCACCGTCAGG GAGATCGTGGTGGGCAGCAACATGGACAAGATCTACATCGTGATGAACTACGTAGAGCACGACCTCAAGAGCCTGATGGAGACCATGCGGCAGCCCTTCCTGCCAG GGGAGGTGAAGACGCTGATGATCCAGCTGCTGCGGGGGGTGAAGCACCTGCACGACAACTGGATCCTGCACCGCGACCTCAAGACCTCCAACCTGTTGCTGAGCCACGCTGGCATCCTCAAGGTGGGGGACTTCGGGCTGGCGCGGGAGTATGGGTCCCCTCTGAAGGCCTACACCCCAGTCGTGGTGACCTTGTGGTACCGCGCCCCAGAGCTGCTTCTGGGTGCCAAG GAATACTCAACGGCCATCGACATGTGGTCGGTGGGCTGCATCTTTGGAGAACTGCTGACCCAGAAGCCCCTGTTTCCTGGGAAATCAGAAATTGACCAGATTAATAAAGTGTTTAAG GACTTGGGAACCCCCAGCGAGAAGATCTGGCCGGGGTACAGTGAACTGCCGGCAGTCAAGAAGATGACTTTCGCCGAGCACCCCTACAACAACCTTCGCAAGCGCTTCGGGGCCCTTCTCTCCGACCAGGGCTTCGACCTCATGAACAA GTTCCTGACCTACTACCCCGGGCGGAGAGTCAATGCTGAGGACGGCCTCAAGCACGAGTATTTCCGGGAGACCCCACTCCCCATCGACCCTTCCATGTTCCCCACGTGGCCCGCCAAGAGTGAGCAGCAGAGGGTGAAGCGTGGCACCAGTCCACGGCCCCCCGAGGGAGGCCTGGGGTACAGCCAGTTG GGTGACGACGACCTGAAGGAGACGGGCTTCCACCTCACCTCCACCAACCAGGGGGCCTCAGCTGCGGGCCCCGGCTTCAGCCTCAAGTTCTAG